In Bacillus cytotoxicus NVH 391-98, the following are encoded in one genomic region:
- a CDS encoding M42 family metallopeptidase yields MNKETLELFRTLTELQGASGFEHDVRRFMKQELSKYADEIVQDGLGSIFGLKKGDESGPRVLVAGHMDEVGFMVTQITENGMIRFQTLGGWWSQVLLAQRVQIMTKNGPIVGVIGSIPPHLLSDAQRAKPMDIKNMLIDIGADSYEEALEIGVKPGQQIVPICPFTPMANEKKIMAKAWDNRYGCGLAIELLKELKDETLPNILYSGATVQEEVGLRGAQTAANMIQPDIFYALDASPANDASGDKEQFGQLGKGALLRIYDRTMVTHRGMREFILDTAETHNIPYQYFISQGGTDAGRVHTSNSGIPSAVIGVCARYIHTHASILHVDDYAAAKELLMKLVKATDKTTLETIKNSA; encoded by the coding sequence ATGAATAAAGAGACATTAGAGCTATTTCGTACATTAACAGAACTACAAGGAGCATCAGGATTTGAGCATGATGTACGTCGCTTTATGAAGCAAGAATTAAGCAAATATGCAGATGAGATTGTGCAGGATGGTTTAGGCAGTATATTTGGTCTGAAAAAAGGAGACGAGAGTGGTCCTCGTGTACTGGTAGCAGGTCATATGGATGAAGTTGGCTTCATGGTAACACAAATTACGGAAAACGGGATGATTCGTTTTCAAACATTAGGTGGTTGGTGGAGTCAAGTATTACTAGCTCAGCGTGTACAGATTATGACAAAAAATGGTCCTATTGTTGGGGTAATTGGTTCTATTCCACCGCATTTATTAAGTGACGCGCAGCGTGCAAAACCAATGGATATTAAGAATATGTTAATTGATATTGGTGCTGACAGCTATGAAGAAGCACTTGAAATCGGTGTGAAACCAGGGCAACAAATTGTTCCAATTTGTCCGTTTACACCGATGGCAAATGAGAAGAAAATTATGGCGAAAGCTTGGGACAACCGTTATGGTTGTGGTTTGGCAATTGAATTATTAAAAGAATTAAAGGATGAAACTTTGCCAAATATATTATATTCTGGTGCAACTGTTCAAGAAGAAGTAGGACTTCGTGGTGCACAAACAGCTGCGAATATGATTCAGCCGGATATTTTCTATGCGCTTGATGCAAGTCCAGCGAATGATGCATCTGGTGATAAAGAGCAGTTCGGACAATTAGGAAAAGGGGCGCTTCTTCGTATTTATGACCGCACAATGGTAACACATCGCGGGATGCGTGAATTTATTTTAGATACAGCAGAAACACATAATATTCCGTATCAATATTTTATTTCACAAGGTGGTACAGATGCAGGACGTGTACATACAAGCAACTCCGGTATTCCATCAGCAGTAATCGGTGTTTGTGCTCGTTATATTCATACACACGCTTCAATTTTACATGTTGATGATTATGCGGCGGCAAAAGAATTATTGATGAAGCTTGTTAAAGCGACAGATAAAACGACGCTGGAAACAATTAAAAATAGTGCGTAA
- a CDS encoding PepSY domain-containing protein has translation MNWKGLIAGLGVGFAAGYLVANKVQEQSHISSEKALKMVKQALRHKGEVTGSWVHMVPETFEKYDVAYEVYRGGLTTILNDIQERFEFLVDAKTGTILEVTAA, from the coding sequence ATGAACTGGAAAGGTTTAATAGCTGGTCTTGGCGTTGGTTTTGCAGCTGGTTATCTTGTTGCAAATAAAGTTCAAGAACAGTCCCATATCTCTTCCGAAAAAGCATTGAAAATGGTGAAGCAAGCATTACGTCATAAAGGTGAAGTTACTGGCTCTTGGGTACATATGGTTCCGGAGACGTTTGAAAAATATGATGTCGCATACGAAGTGTATCGCGGTGGTCTCACAACCATTTTAAACGATATACAAGAACGATTTGAATTTTTAGTAGATGCGAAAACAGGTACAATTTTAGAAGTCACTGCTGCTTAA
- a CDS encoding YtnP family quorum-quenching lactonase gives MEVLRIGNIKVTWLRGGNTHLDGGAMFGVVPKVLWSRKYDYNEANQIYLRTDPLLVQTKEGNVLIDSGIGNEKMSEKMKRNQGVTEESSVHESLVSTGLYPEDIHYILMTHLHFDHASGLTKWENGQLVSMFPNAKIYVSDIEWNEMRNPNIRSRNTYWKENWEPIARQVVTFKEKIQITSEIQMIHTGGHSDGHAVIVLESMGEMMLHLADLLPTHAHQNVLWVMAYDDYPMTSIEQKQKWMKYGTERNAWFTFYHDAYYRAVKWDEEGKIVQKLERKESIEA, from the coding sequence ATGGAAGTTTTACGAATTGGAAATATAAAAGTAACGTGGTTGCGTGGCGGAAATACTCATTTAGATGGCGGGGCAATGTTTGGAGTCGTCCCGAAAGTGCTTTGGTCTCGCAAATATGATTATAATGAAGCAAATCAAATTTATTTACGAACAGATCCGTTACTTGTGCAAACGAAAGAAGGGAATGTTCTGATTGATTCAGGAATTGGAAACGAAAAAATGAGTGAAAAAATGAAGCGAAATCAAGGGGTAACAGAAGAGTCATCTGTTCATGAATCGTTAGTAAGTACCGGGCTGTATCCGGAAGATATTCATTATATTTTAATGACGCACCTTCATTTTGACCATGCATCTGGGCTGACAAAGTGGGAAAACGGACAGCTTGTTTCAATGTTTCCAAACGCTAAAATTTATGTTTCAGATATAGAATGGAATGAAATGAGAAATCCAAATATAAGATCGAGAAATACATATTGGAAGGAAAATTGGGAGCCCATCGCAAGGCAAGTCGTTACTTTTAAAGAAAAAATCCAAATTACAAGTGAGATACAAATGATTCACACTGGCGGACATAGTGATGGTCATGCTGTCATTGTCTTAGAAAGTATGGGAGAGATGATGCTTCATTTAGCGGATTTATTACCAACTCACGCGCATCAAAATGTCCTTTGGGTCATGGCGTATGATGATTATCCGATGACGTCGATTGAACAGAAACAAAAATGGATGAAGTATGGAACGGAGAGAAATGCTTGGTTTACTTTCTATCATGATGCCTATTATCGCGCTGTGAAATGGGATGAAGAAGGAAAAATTGTTCAAAAGTTAGAAAGAAAGGAGAGTATTGAAGCATAA
- the trmB gene encoding tRNA (guanosine(46)-N7)-methyltransferase TrmB, whose product MRLRHKPYAMDRIKEYSQFVIGNPEEHRGNWKELFGNDHPIHIEVGTGRGRFVYEMAKANPDINYIGIEKFTSVIVDALDKLIEKELPNLKLINKDAEDLTVFFTKGEIDRVYLNFSDPWPKKRHAKRRLTYKTFLRNYEEVLVKDGEIHFKTDNQALFEYSLMSMAEYGMVFTFLSLDLHNSDFEGNIMTEYEEKFSSKGHRIYRVEAKYRTEPVQ is encoded by the coding sequence ATGCGTTTAAGACATAAACCGTATGCAATGGATCGCATTAAAGAATATTCACAATTTGTAATTGGAAACCCTGAGGAACATCGCGGCAACTGGAAAGAACTTTTTGGAAATGATCATCCTATTCATATTGAAGTAGGGACAGGACGCGGACGTTTTGTTTATGAAATGGCAAAAGCAAACCCGGATATTAACTACATCGGAATTGAAAAGTTTACGAGTGTCATTGTAGATGCTCTTGATAAGTTAATTGAAAAAGAATTACCAAATTTAAAGTTAATTAATAAGGATGCAGAAGATTTAACAGTTTTCTTTACAAAAGGTGAAATTGACCGAGTATATTTAAATTTCTCCGATCCATGGCCGAAGAAACGGCATGCAAAGCGCCGTTTAACATATAAAACATTTTTACGTAATTATGAAGAAGTGTTAGTAAAAGATGGAGAAATTCACTTTAAAACAGATAACCAAGCTCTATTCGAATACTCTCTTATGAGTATGGCTGAATATGGGATGGTATTTACATTCTTAAGTCTCGACCTTCATAATAGTGACTTTGAAGGAAATATTATGACAGAGTATGAAGAAAAGTTCTCTAGTAAAGGTCATCGTATTTATCGAGTAGAAGCAAAATATCGTACGGAGCCTGTGCAGTAA
- a CDS encoding YtzH-like family protein, whose protein sequence is MPINQQHQLEILKDILINHQNDCCGTVAECEQLERLIQSLLANDNISADAKAILNDVYYYSQSGKYSSDLDNHISNNQAQLTEWIAGMDNFS, encoded by the coding sequence ATGCCGATTAATCAACAGCATCAGTTAGAAATTTTAAAAGATATTTTAATCAATCATCAAAATGATTGCTGCGGAACAGTTGCAGAGTGTGAACAGTTAGAACGTCTCATTCAATCATTGCTTGCAAATGACAACATCAGCGCAGATGCAAAAGCAATATTAAACGATGTATATTATTATAGTCAATCGGGTAAATATTCTTCTGATTTGGACAATCATATTTCCAATAATCAAGCACAACTTACTGAGTGGATTGCTGGAATGGACAATTTTTCTTAA
- a CDS encoding phosphotransferase family protein encodes MDMEWLEQLLGKEWSLIPAGGVTGDAYIAQNGQQKLFLKRNTSPFLAVLSAEGIVPKLLWTRRITNGDVISAQKWLSGKKLEPEDMKLERVAKLLKKIHSSKALVQMIQRLGKQPLHAQELLQQLYFVLRGDIKESQTIKAGLQYLKASLYDIEYDEFVVCHCDVNHNNWLLSDEDELFLIDWDGAVIADPALDLGMLLYWYVPREQWDEWLAYYGIEKTDSLLRRMKWYVVAQTILSIQWHIAKKQQAEAEYWHQYLQQLLAE; translated from the coding sequence ATGGATATGGAATGGTTGGAACAATTATTAGGAAAAGAGTGGAGTCTTATACCGGCTGGTGGAGTAACAGGCGATGCGTATATTGCACAAAATGGACAACAAAAGCTGTTTTTAAAGCGGAATACATCGCCCTTTTTAGCGGTATTATCAGCAGAGGGAATTGTTCCAAAATTACTTTGGACAAGAAGGATAACGAATGGTGATGTAATTTCAGCTCAAAAGTGGCTATCAGGGAAAAAGTTAGAGCCAGAGGATATGAAATTGGAACGTGTTGCAAAACTTTTAAAGAAAATACATTCCTCCAAAGCGCTTGTGCAGATGATCCAACGGCTTGGGAAACAGCCGCTTCATGCGCAGGAGTTATTGCAGCAATTGTATTTTGTTTTAAGAGGAGATATAAAGGAAAGCCAAACAATTAAAGCGGGGCTTCAATATTTGAAAGCCTCATTATATGATATTGAATACGATGAGTTTGTCGTATGTCATTGTGATGTGAATCATAATAATTGGCTATTATCGGATGAAGATGAGTTATTCTTAATTGATTGGGATGGGGCTGTTATTGCAGATCCTGCTCTCGATCTTGGCATGCTATTATATTGGTATGTGCCGCGCGAACAATGGGATGAATGGTTAGCCTACTACGGCATTGAAAAGACGGATTCGTTACTTCGACGTATGAAGTGGTATGTAGTAGCACAAACTATTTTATCTATTCAATGGCATATAGCAAAAAAGCAGCAAGCAGAAGCTGAATATTGGCATCAATATTTACAGCAACTACTTGCTGAATAG